One genomic region from Ptychodera flava strain L36383 chromosome 14, AS_Pfla_20210202, whole genome shotgun sequence encodes:
- the LOC139148964 gene encoding AP-5 complex subunit mu-1-like: MSVRAVWIVKWATGGVRDNNILLTRTYPTVEKRARTFSSVDKYVAVPEDREFCQAINAEFGCNAQSTQFIKSRDSCQKVLSQQKPVYELTTEKGKLWPVIIVEQYGLMFCCLPLVEAGCDERPPLISIPGISVGFSLLLQIADLLGPLPSDADQNSPKFQDLYDYLCFALPFGTPLDIDAATVKAALSSKPIQHIQAQKQPAWKPVLMKGGKSQVQFVTSECVRAVLYGNQTVNDVWDVYGTVTCKAELEGIPDVTVNLSVAVNHPPLDNLIVHPCVNTADTQSNTGSVTVPGSSPGPRRLRFSPPLETFTLCHYTSSHTSKLPIQGFYQMRGDKTSVKLLVQLKLQENVKNNFDYCELQIPFYNRGSIVNIEHTATVGTVYVGPKQYRLVWSIGQRFPGRHLEIELNAVVNFKDYDAEERKSVREDPFCVGLNAYAKLLFKISDYTLSGCFVDQKSVQIYPSTKAKLTTVRELVASEYKIWNSHGDYLASFPTPKYLLS; the protein is encoded by the exons ATGAGTGTTCGTGCAGTTTGGATTGTAAAGTGGGCCACAGGCGGTGTCAGAGACAACAATATTCTCTTAACCAG GACTTATCCAACGGTTGAGAAGAGAGCAAGAACTTTCAGCtctgtggacaaatatgttgCTGTTCCAGAAGACAGAGAGTTTTGTCAAGCAATCAATGCAGAGTTTGGTTGCAATGCACAAAGTACACAG tTCATAAAATCAAGAGATTCTTGTCAGAAGGTACTCAGTCAGCAAAAACCGGTATATGAGTTGACAACAGAGAAAGGCAAATTATGGCCTGTTATTATTGTGGAGCAG TATGGTCTGATGTTTTGCTGTCTACCATTGGTTGAAGCAGGCTGTGATGAGAGACCTCCTCTGATTTCAAT ACCTGGGATTTCAGTTGGATTTTCTCTGCTGTTACAAATAGCAGATTTGCTTGGTCCTCTTCCCAGTGATGCTGATCAG aattcccccaaatttcaagatttgtaTGACTACTTGTGTTTTGCATTACCATTTGGAACTCCTCTGGATATTGATGCAGCGACAGTAAAAGCGGCTCTATCAAGTAAACCAATTCAACACATCCAGGCACAAAAG CAACCAGCATGGAAGCCTGTCTTGATGAAAGGAGGAAAATCCCAGGTTCAGTTTGTCACTAGTGAATGTGTGCGTGCAGTATTGTATGGAAACCAAACCGTGAATGATGTATGGGACGTCTATGGAACAGTCACCTGCAAG GCAGAGCTGGAAGGTATCCCTGACGTAACAGTCAACTTGTCAGTTGCTGTGAATCATCCACCATTGGACAATCTCATAGTACATCCGTGTGTGAATACAGCAGATACGCAGTCAAACACAG GCAGTGTAACTGTACCTGGAAGTTCACCAGGTCCCAGAAGACTAAGATTTTCTCCACCACTAGAAACCTTCACACTTTGTCACTACACATCATCACATACATCCAAACTGCCCATTCAAGGATTCTACCAAATGAGAGGAGACAAAACATCAGTCAAGTTACTTGTACAGCTCAAGTTACAGGAGaatgtcaaaaataattttgattacTGTGAACTGCAAATTCCGTTTTATAATCG GGGTAGCATTGTAAACATAGAGCACACTGCCACAGTAGGAACAGTATATGTAGGACCCAAACAGTACCGTCTTGTCTGGAGTATCGGACAAAGATTCCCAGGAAGACATCTGGAAATTGAACTGAATGCTGTGGTGAACTTCAAGGATTACGACGCTGAAGAAAGAAAGAGTGTTCGTGAAGATCCGTTTTGTGTAGGACTGAATGCCTATGCAAAG CTGCTTTTCAAGATTTCTGACTACACTCTGAGTGGTTGCTTTGTGGACCAGAAATCAGTGCAGATTTATCCAAGTACCAAAGCTAAACTGACCACAG TCAGAGAACTGGTTGCATCAGAATACAAGATATGGAATTCCCATGGTGATTACCTCGCATCATTCCCGACACCAAAGTATCTGTTGTCGTAG